ATGCGGCGGCCTTACTTCAGCTTGGCGAGGTACTCGGCGAGGGCCTTGATTTCGGCATCGCTGACCAGGTGCATGACGCCCTTCATCGCGGCGCTCTGGCCGTTGGCGCGGGCGCCGCTCTTGATGTCCTTCATCTGCTGCTCGGCGTAGGCGGCGTTCTG
This genomic stretch from bacterium harbors:
- a CDS encoding cytochrome c, which produces QNAAYAEQQMKDIKSGARANGQSAAMKGVMHLVSDAEIKALAEYLAKLK